The proteins below are encoded in one region of Alistipes communis:
- a CDS encoding 5-formyltetrahydrofolate cyclo-ligase: MVKKEIRERMRRLNRALDSQQRLRASAAIFSAVERLPEFRAARTVAVFAALPDEPATDEVLARWASTRRVVLPRVEDDAMRFYACRPDALVFGAFGILEPQGERPCPAGEIDLVVCPGVAFTADGRRLGRGRGYYDRYLGDPAFRGFRVGVCYAHQLVDDLPVEPHDVRMDRVITG; this comes from the coding sequence ATGGTAAAAAAAGAGATACGGGAAAGGATGCGGCGGCTCAACCGCGCATTGGACTCGCAGCAGCGTCTGAGGGCGTCGGCGGCGATCTTTTCGGCGGTCGAACGACTGCCCGAGTTCCGTGCGGCGCGGACCGTCGCCGTTTTTGCCGCACTGCCCGACGAACCGGCTACCGACGAGGTGCTGGCGCGCTGGGCCTCGACGCGGCGCGTGGTGCTGCCTCGTGTCGAGGACGACGCGATGCGGTTCTATGCCTGCCGCCCCGACGCGCTGGTCTTCGGGGCTTTCGGCATTTTGGAGCCGCAGGGCGAGCGGCCGTGTCCGGCCGGCGAGATCGATCTGGTGGTCTGTCCGGGCGTGGCTTTCACGGCCGACGGCCGGAGGTTGGGGCGCGGACGGGGCTATTATGACCGCTATCTCGGGGATCCCGCTTTCAGGGGATTCCGCGTAGGCGTCTGCTATGCGCACCAGCTGGTAGACGACCTGCCCGTCGAACCGCACGACGTGCGGATGGATCGGGTGATAACGGGGTGA
- the gdhA gene encoding NADP-specific glutamate dehydrogenase, with the protein MEKEAQKFVDEFMAGIVAKNAGEPEFHQAVKEVAESLAEYIVMNPVLSKMKVLERIAEPERVIIFRVPWLNDKGEIEINRGYRVQMNSAIGPYKGGIRFHPSVNLSILKFLAFEQTFKNSLTTLPMGGGKGGSDFNPKGKSDNEVMRFCQSFVTELARHIGQDTDVPAGDIGVGGREIGFMFGQYKRLRDEFTGTFTGKGIGWGGSAMRPEATGYGTCYFAQEMLATRGLSFEGKTVCISGSGNVAQYAAQKATQLGAKVVTLSDSSGYVYDPTGITPEKQEYVMELKNVFRGRIKEYADRYPEATYYAGQRPWGVKCDIAMPCATQNELNGDEAAALVKNGCICVAEGANMPSTPEAIKVFQEHKLLYAPGKAANAGGVATSGLEMSQNSMRLHWSPEEVDAKLRAIMQNIHEVCVKYGTEPDGYVNYVKGANIGGFMKVANAMLAQGCC; encoded by the coding sequence ATGGAGAAAGAAGCACAAAAATTTGTCGACGAATTCATGGCCGGAATCGTTGCCAAAAACGCCGGTGAACCCGAATTTCATCAGGCGGTGAAGGAGGTTGCCGAATCGCTGGCGGAGTACATCGTCATGAACCCCGTCCTGAGCAAGATGAAGGTGCTCGAACGCATCGCCGAACCCGAGCGCGTCATCATCTTCCGCGTGCCCTGGCTCAACGACAAGGGCGAGATCGAGATCAACCGCGGCTACCGCGTACAGATGAACAGCGCTATCGGTCCCTATAAAGGAGGTATTCGGTTCCACCCTTCGGTGAACCTCTCGATCCTGAAATTCCTCGCCTTCGAGCAGACCTTCAAGAACAGCCTCACGACGCTGCCGATGGGCGGCGGCAAGGGCGGTTCGGACTTCAATCCCAAGGGTAAATCCGACAACGAGGTGATGCGTTTCTGCCAGTCGTTCGTCACCGAGCTGGCGCGCCACATCGGACAGGACACCGACGTTCCGGCGGGCGACATCGGCGTGGGCGGCCGCGAAATCGGCTTCATGTTCGGGCAGTACAAACGTCTGCGCGACGAATTCACCGGTACTTTCACCGGCAAGGGTATCGGCTGGGGCGGCTCGGCGATGCGCCCCGAAGCGACGGGATACGGAACATGCTACTTCGCGCAGGAGATGCTCGCGACGCGCGGCCTCTCGTTCGAAGGCAAGACGGTCTGCATCTCCGGCTCGGGCAACGTAGCGCAGTACGCCGCCCAGAAGGCCACCCAGCTCGGCGCCAAGGTCGTGACGCTCTCCGATTCGTCGGGCTACGTCTACGACCCCACGGGCATCACGCCCGAAAAGCAGGAATACGTCATGGAGCTGAAAAACGTCTTCCGCGGGCGTATCAAGGAGTACGCCGACCGCTATCCCGAAGCGACCTACTACGCAGGCCAGCGTCCGTGGGGCGTGAAATGCGACATCGCCATGCCGTGCGCCACGCAGAACGAGTTGAACGGCGACGAGGCCGCCGCACTCGTGAAGAACGGCTGCATCTGCGTGGCCGAAGGCGCCAACATGCCCTCGACGCCCGAGGCGATCAAGGTTTTCCAGGAGCACAAACTCCTCTACGCGCCGGGCAAGGCGGCCAACGCCGGCGGTGTAGCCACGTCGGGACTGGAAATGAGCCAGAACTCGATGCGTCTGCACTGGTCGCCCGAAGAGGTCGACGCCAAACTCCGCGCCATCATGCAGAACATCCACGAGGTATGCGTGAAATACGGTACCGAGCCCGACGGCTACGTCAACTACGTGAAGGGTGCCAACATCGGCGGCTTCATGAAGGTCGCCAACGCCATGCTGGCGCAGGGGTGCTGCTAA